CTTCTCCGAAGAGGGCCCTCTTGCCCGTCGGCGCTGCTTTCGGAGGCATGGTCTTCCCCGCACTCATCTACCTTGCGTTTAATCACGGAACAGCGACGGTCCACGGATGGGGCATAGCCATGGCGACGGATATCGCCTTTGCGCTGGGCGCCCTCTTTCTCCTCGGGAAGAAGATACCCGTTGGGCTCAGGGTCTTCCTCTCGGCTCTCGCAATCGTTGACGACCTCGGGGCTGTTGTCGTGATCGCACTCTTCTATACGGGGACGATCAATATGTCCTTTTTCATGCTCGGCATTGCGGCGTTCGTCCTCATGGTGATTGCGAATCTCCTGTGGGTCAGGAGGACAGTCGTGTACGCACTGCCCGGTATCATACTCTGGTACGCCTTCCTCGGGTCAGGTGTCCATGCCACGATCGCGGGGGTTCTCGTAGCGATCTGCATTCCCGCCAGGGGGAAGTACGACACCGACAAGTTTCTCCGGGAGGTCAACAGGTGTCTGGGGGAATTCCACTGCTCCCCGGACGGCTGCGGCTACTCTATCCTTCTGAACGAGAAACACCGGGATGCGGTGCAGTCGATCGAACTTGCCTGCCATCACGTAGAGACTCCGCTTCAGCGTCTCGAGCATGCGCTGCATCCGTGGGTAGCCTATCTCGTGATTCCCCTCTTTGCCGTCGCCAACGCAGGGTTAACGTTCGTGAGAATTGACCTCGCAGAGGCATTGACCTCACCGGTGACCCTGGGGGTAATCTTCGGCCTACTCTTCGGCAAACCTCTCGGCATTGTCCTCTTCTCTTATTTATTAGAGAAGGCGAATCTGTCGTCCCTGCCGACAGGCGTCGGCTGGCCGCATATCATCGGAGCCGG
This sequence is a window from Thermodesulfovibrionales bacterium. Protein-coding genes within it:
- the nhaA gene encoding Na+/H+ antiporter NhaA, translating into SPKRALLPVGAAFGGMVFPALIYLAFNHGTATVHGWGIAMATDIAFALGALFLLGKKIPVGLRVFLSALAIVDDLGAVVVIALFYTGTINMSFFMLGIAAFVLMVIANLLWVRRTVVYALPGIILWYAFLGSGVHATIAGVLVAICIPARGKYDTDKFLREVNRCLGEFHCSPDGCGYSILLNEKHRDAVQSIELACHHVETPLQRLEHALHPWVAYLVIPLFAVANAGLTFVRIDLAEALTSPVTLGVIFGLLFGKPLGIVLFSYLLEKANLSSLPTGVGWPHIIGAGILGGIGFTMSLFITSLSFSDPSVLDFAKVGILLGSFLSGIVGIAFLYIFSVGRKRD